One Heyndrickxia oleronia genomic window, TTGGAGATATTTCGTTCCAAACAAGACAATCCCTCGAACAATGTAAAAAGGATAGCTTAGCCTATTGGGATGATGATGAATTTTATTTCGTGGCCGATGAAATGATTTCATCTTTAAAAGCGTTATGTCAGTGTGAATTTCACCCTATTTCCCATTGTGGTGGTGTATTTATTCTTTCGGTTTAGTACAAATGTGAAAAAGGAGATGGATGACTCATCTCCTTTTTCTACTTTTAGGAGAGGAAAGTGAAGAATGAAATTTTATATCGCTTCAGGTTTGCAAAATAAAGAAATAGTAAGGGATGTTGCCAACCAGTTAAAAGAGAAAGGGCATATTCATACTTATGATTGGACGAAAAATGAGCATATATCAACTATTGAAGAATTAAGAGAGATAGGCCAAAAAGAAAAAGATGCAGTTTTAGAGGCGGATACGGTCATTGTTCTTTTACCAGGAGGGAAAGGAACGCATATTGAATTGGGACTGGCGCTTGGCCAAGAAAAAAGGATCTACCTTTATTCAGCAACTTCAGATATCAATCAACCTCATGCAACAAGCACTTTTTATCATTTACCAGAAGTAGAAAAGGTCATTGGATCAATCGAAGAGTTGGTTAATCGCGTAATTTCATAGATTCAAGCAGTGTTGATAAGGATCAGCAATTATAATAGAAAACTACTTACTTAATCGATTAAAGATTAAATAATAGGATAAAGGAGAGTTACGATGAAACGAGTAGATGTGGCATATGTTCTTCTATATGATGAGCAGGAGAGTAAAGTATTAATGGTAAAAAATAAGGGGGAACAATCATCCTACTATACTCTTCCAGGTGGTGCAGTTGAACCTGGAGAAACTCTCGTTGAGGGGGCTATTAGAGAAGTAAAAGAGGAAACTGGTTTAGAAGTAGAAGTCAATGGAATAGTAGGAATTCATGAAGCATTCTTTAAAGCCAGGGGACATCATGCAGTCTTTTTTCATTTTAGAGGGAAATGGATTGGTGGAGAAATTGAAATTTCTTATCCTGATGAAATTGAAGAAGTGGTATGGATGGACTTGGAACTGGCGCAAAGATACATCGGTATTCCGGAAACAAAGGATCTACTCAAAAAGAATACATCCATTTCCTACATAAATAAAGGAATTATTTAACAATAAAGGTTTCAAACTTATTTGTGTCGAATAAATAATTATAACTAAGCTGTAATGATCTAAATGAGGGAGAAATTATGGACTTATTACTATTCTTTTTTTTACCCTTGATTGGAATGCTATGGTTTTTGAATTTAGTTACTTTAATAAAGAAAATAAAAGAAGACAAAGCTTGTCAAAATCAGATTATCCTTGGTGCTACACTTAGCTTTATTTTTATAGGCGTATTTATGTTTTGGATAGTTGGTCTTTATTAAAGGTTCTTGTCTCAAACATTACTACTATATAGGTAATATTTTCAACTGATGGCTCTTTTCTCAAACATTGTTGCTATTTAAGTAATGTTTTAACAAATAACTATCGGCTAAAAGACCACTACACCTTTCATTTTACTTATTAAAAGGACAATCATTAACAAGGAATCATGAAGATAGAGGAGGAAGAATGATGATTAGATATCCATTATTAGACAAAAATGCAACCATCGGTGTTACTGCCCCTTCTTCTGGAATCGAAGTTGAATTGCATAATATGTTCAAACAGGCCTGTACACGTATGGAGGAATATGGTTTCAATATCATTTGTGGTGATACGGTTTGGACACAAGATAAGGCGAAATCTGCCCCTGCTAGAAAAAGAGCGAATGAATTGAATCAAATGATCGCTGATGAAAAGATTGATTTGATTATTCCTCCTTGGGGTGGAGAATTATTAATTGAGATTCTTGAAAAAATTGATTTTGATAATATGAAAGAAAAATGGATACTCGGATACTCAGATGTAAGTGTGTTGCTGTTGGCAATTACATTAAAGACAGGGATTGCAACTGCTCATGGAGTGAACCTCGTTGATTTGCGAGGAGAGTATTCCGATCCAACTACATCAATGTGGCAAACAGTTTTAGCTACTAAAGCAGGTGCCTCTGTTCTTCAATCATCATCTGAGAAATATCAGAAAGCATGGCGACATGATCAACCTTCACCATGTGTTTATCATTTAACAGAACAAACTGAATGGAAAACACTCCATAGGGAAAGTGTTCATATTCAAGGAAGATTACTTGGTGGATGTATCGATGTGATTAGGCACTTAATTGGTACACCATTTGGGGATGTCCAGAACTTTAGGAAGAACTATATAAATGAAGAGCCGATTCTATGGTATTTGGAAAATTGCGAGTTAAATACAGCTGATTTACGCAGATCCTTAGTTCAGATGAAATTAGCCGGTTGGTTTGATCAAGCTTCGGGGATTATGTTTGGCCGTAGCCCAGCGAATCAACCAGTTGATAATTATACAGCGATAGATGTATATAAGGAACTTGAAAATGAGCTACAAATTCCAATTATTTATGATATCGACTGTGGTCATGTTCCACCGCAAATCACACTCATTAATGGTGCATTTGCTGAGGTTAAAGTAGCAGATGGTAAAGGAACAATTAGGCAATATTTTAAATAAGGCTCTAAAGGCGGGAGTGTTATGGTAATCGCGGAGAGAATGATGGATATAGAGGATGATGTCATCCAAGCCTGGGAGAAGAAGGTAGTGCCTGAATATGATGTATTTTACTTTCCCACACTTGAGGAAGTAAAAAAATACATGCCTGAACATACCCTTGTAATCCCTCGAGAAGAGTTTAGTAAACATAATTCATATCAAACCATTGATATGATTAATAGCTATGAAATGTGGCAGATTTCTAAAGAAGCAAACTACGTTTGTGTGGTCCCGGAAGATCTATTTCCAATGATTGATAGGAGAAAGCAGCAGGCTATTCTAAATACTCAGCAAGCATTTTGTAGAGGGCTTATTTTTGACTGGGAACTAATAGAGCCTTTATTTCAAAGCCAATCATATATGATGCAAAAAGAAATAGAGGGCATCATTGAACCCTATATACTTCAGAATCAACGGCGATATCTTGCGTTTCAAAGGCAGATGTGGACTCGCTTGCCAGGTTCCTTTAAAAGAGAGTTATTAATTCAATTGGCAGAATTATATACAACCAACTCTACGCCAATGAATATGGAAGTTCAAAAAGTAGTCAATCAATTTCAACATATAATACCGTACTTTAATCGTTTCTCTAAAGAAAATGGCCCCAATTGCTGCGGCAGTGTTAGCTGCAGCAACCGAAAATCGACAAAAATGCCAATGGCTGATTAATCAATGGATTCATCCTGAAACATTTCAACTAGGATTAGAATGGAGAGGATATAAAGAAGTAACCACTTCTATGAATCATTTAAATCCAAAGGATATTTTGATTTGGCAAGACGAGAATGGTCAGATGATCCATACAACCTTTTATTTAGGGAGAGACTATTTCTTTAATAAAGACGGACAGTCAATATTTAACGGATGGCAGATTATTTCCCTTGATCATTTAATAAAGTCTTGGGGAGCTAACTCGATTCATATCTATCGAAGATGAGAATATAAGTGAGGGAAGTGCAGATGGAGAATGATGCATTATGGCAGGAAGTAATGGAAGAATTAAAATTATCGATTGAGCCCAATGCTTTAAAGACATGGTTTAAGCATGCAAGAATACATAGGATTGATAAATCAGAAATGGTGATTTATGCAACAAACGAATTTGCGGCAGATTGGATGAGGAAGCATTTTCTACAAGACGTAAAAAGTGCAGTGAAAAAGGTACTCCCTACAATTGATAAAGTGAAAATATCCTATGAAGAGAATTCTCAAGAATAAAAAGGAGTATAGATATGATACGCAGAGTGAATGAAAAGGATGTAGATGCTTTAATCCATTTAATGTATCAATATATTGTTGATTTTTATAGACGGCCTCGTCCAGATGAGAAGGATGTACGAGAACTGATCAATATTTTATTAATACATCCTGAAAGAGGAATTCAATTTGTTGCTGAAGAGGATGGAAAGCTAATTGGTTTTTCCACTCTATATTTTACGTTTAGTACGACAATGGTAAAGGAAATAGCGATATTAAATGATTTGTTTGTTGCTCCAGACGCTAGGGGGAAAAAGGTAGGAGAACAGTTATTTAAAGAAAGCTTAACATTTTCGAAGAATCATGGCTATGCGGCAATGACTTGGGAGACAGCACATGATAATTACCATGCTCAGTCATTATATGAGAAAATGGGCGGAAAACAAACAAATTCGGAATGGCTAAATTATGAGATCAGCTTTTAGCCTGTTTTATTAGTTAGTAGGAAAAAAGGCAGCGGTTTCGTATACAATAGGGTGATTTGAGACGAATCCGTGCCTTTTATAACATCCTAATTCATTTGCTTTTCACTTTGTTCTCCATGAATGTATTGCTTAAGCTCGATTGATACATTGTCCAGGTTGATATCTTTTTGAAGAGAATTTCCTAGGTATGTGTTTGTATCAATTTTTACTATCACAGTATCCGAATGGTTTTCATTTTTTTCATTGTCGTGAACTAAAATATTCAGTCTCACCTCATACCAGCTTTTAGGTGGATCCACCGTGTGGTCATTATTGATTGAAAGATGCTTTACACCTTCCGACTTCCATGTTGCCTTATTTCCATGTTCCTTCTTAACTGCTTCTGTTACATAGGGAGTGACTAAATCGACAAAAATGTTTTCCGTTGTTACATTAATCTTCGTTTTCTTGGCCGGTTTAAGCGTCTCTGCATTGACCCCAATTGAACCGCTTCCGATAAGGAAAAATACCAAGAATAGTATTGTGAATTTTTTCATATATATCACCTCGAAATTAATGTTTCCAAAGGAATTTTGAATATACATAGAAAATTAAAAGGGGGAATGGAAATGAATCTAATGGATCAAGCCTTGCTTTTGAGAAAGGAAGGACATCTCAAGGAATCCAACGAAATGTTAATCCAACTAGCTGAACATGAACCAGATAATCCAATGGTGAATTATCAATGTGCATGGAGCTTTGATGTGATGGGGAAAGAAAGTGAAGCGGTTCCTTACTATACAAGAGCGATTTCACTGGGACTTCAAGATGAAGCATTAGAAGGTGCTCTATTAGGATTAGGCAGCACCTATCGTACATTAGGACAATACGAAAAATCGAAGGAAATTCTGACAAAGGGAATTGAGCAATTTCCAAATAACCGTGCAATTCAAGTATTCTATGCATTGACTTTATACAATTTGAATGAGCATCATCGTGCAATGGAAATTCTTTTGAGGAATTTAGTAGAAACAACTGTAGATACAAATATTCTTGAATATAAAAAAGCATTGGAATTTTATTCGGATAAATTAGATGAAGTTTGGAAATAGGGGGAAGTGTATGTTTATTGTTAATGTAGAAGGTGCCATTTTTAAGGATGGGAAATGGCTTTTGATTGAGCGAAGTATATTGGAAGAACATGCAGGGGGAGAATTATCATTAGTTGGGGGCAAGGTGGATAGAGAGGGACCTTCATTTGACATATTAGAAAGAACATTGCACCGAGAAATTGAAGAGGAAGTGGGTATAAAGGTAAAAATCCACGGTTATGTGAATAGCTCCTCTTTTTTAACGGATATGGGAGAACATGTAGTGGATATCGTTTTTTTATGTGAGCATGTATCTGGTGAGGCATATGCCAAAAGTCCGGAAGAAGTGGATGGCATTCTTTGGCTGACTACTGAACAAATTGTAACAAATGAGGAATTGCCTGATTATTTGAGGAGAAATATCCAACATGCTCATTGTTTATTAAAGGAGAACATGAAATTAAATAAAGAACAATGCTTATGAGTGAAATTTTATAAATATAGGGGACTATCAATGGATAGAATCAAAAGTATACGGGAAGCAGAAAAGAACTATCACGATTATTGCTATGACCAATATTCATTATTTACTGAAGGATCATGGTTACATAAACCAGTTAAAACAGTGTTGGATTATATGGATTTTTTAGAGGGGGTCGAAGAGGTAAAGATTCTCGACCTGGGTAGTGGAATAGGAAGAAATAGCATTCCGATGGCTCAAAAACTAGACAAAGGGAAAGTGGTTTGCGTCGATATACTTGATTCTGCTATACAAAAGTTGAGCCTTTATAGTCAAAGATTTGGGGTAGAAGATAAGATTTATCCGATAAAAGAAGATATTGCTTGCTTTGAAATTCAAAAATGTGCGTTTCATTATATTGTCGCTGTATCGAGTTTAGAGCATGTTGACTCGGAAGAATGCCTGGATCTTGTTCTAAATCGAATGGTGAAAGGAACAATACGAGGCGGAATCAACTGTTTAGTCGTAAATTCAAATGTCCAAGAGATAGATATTAAAAGTGGTAAGAAGTTAGAACCAATGATGGAGGTTAATCTTTCAACGGATTATTTGCTAGAGAAATTGAGAGACACATACTCTAAATGGGATGAGCTTACAATGCAGGTAAAACCACTAGAATATAAGATTCAAAGAAATGGGAATGATATTTTAATGAAAACCAATGCGGTGACCTTTGTTGTTAGGAAAAGATAGATATGCAGGGGGATGGATTCATTGAGAAAAGATGTACAAATATTAGGCTATATCTTGTTTCTAGCTGGTGTTTTCTTATTTGGAATAATGCACCTTGCGTTTGCGATTTATGTACCACATCTAACTGGATGGGGTTCCCCGCCCGGTAAGCTTGCAACAATACTTGATCAGATTAATGGTTTAGCCCCATATTTTCTTGGAATCTCATTTATGATCATTGGCGGAATCATTATTTTATTTAACTTATTTAAACAATACTTTCTCTAAATTTATTTAACTAATCCGTTTTCTATTTAGACATCATTTAACATAAAAAAAACAAATTGTTACAGAGGATAATAAACAGATACAAGGATTAACAAGGGGGTAGGGGAATAAAATGGATCAATTACATGGAAAAATCGCTATCGTTACCGGAGCTAGTCGAAGGGAAGGAATTGGTGCGGCTATTTGTTTAGAACTTGCCAAAAGTGGAGCAGATATATTTTTTACCCACCTCCGTCCATATGATCAAAAGATGGATTATTATATTCCGGAAATAGATTTCCCTAAAGAACTAGAACGGCAAATAAAAGAAATGGGCAGACGAGTGGGTTCTATGGAATTAGATATAAGTAAGCCAGAAGCTCCTTCCATCCTTTTAAATGAGGTTGAAGCTCAACTTGGGCTCCCCGCTATTTTAGTAAATAACGCCACCTATAGTGTGGATGTTGATTATCGAACGATGACAGCTGAGATGCTTGACCTGCATTATGCAGTGAATGTTCGCGGTACTTGTATGCTTACGGTTGAATTTGCAAAAAGAATCGAGGGCAAACAGAGTGGAAGTGTAATCAACCTTATCTCTGGTCAAGATAAAGCACCTGAGCCTGGAAATTTAGCATATGTAGCAACGAAAGGAGCAATCTCTGCCTTCACCTTATCGATTGCCCCTGATTTAGCCAAGCGGTTTATTACAGTGAATGCAGTGGACCCAGGTCCAACAGATACGGGATGGATGAATCCGGAGCTTAAGGAGTATCTATTACCGAAGTTTCCTATGGGGAGAATTGGACAACCTGAAGATGCTGCACGCTTAATTGCTTTTCTTGCGAGTGATAACGCTAGATGGATTACAGGCCAAATTATTCATTCCGATGGAGGCTTCTGGGATTAGTTAGAGGTTAATTGAATCACCTTAACAGAGATTAATTTACATACTATAAATGTTTCTACATTAACTTCATGTTCTTTTTGAATTAGTTGTTTATTTTGTACTTTTATAGAGGAATAGATTTTTAAACTCTTAAAGGTTTATCGATTAAGTTACTGTCGCAGCATTTGAATAGATGACTAATCTAAAAGGATCTTTATTAAAGTTGCCGAACGGGCTATTTTTTTAAAATGTTTCAATCAAAGTAGAGATGATTTAATAATATGATTAAGCCTGATCATATTGTCTTAGTAAGAGAAATGGTGATGCATGGAGTTTGTTTCCTTCAACCGAATTAAATTAATTATAATATGAGCACTAGGAAAACATCATCTAAGAGGATATTCTTATTTAAAAATTTTTAAAGGTGGAGATTCATATAAATATTGTTATGGTTGATGTAAATGTTACGATGAGTAATCATCAGTTAAGTGAGCGTGAAATGAAGATACTAGAAGTATTATTACTTAATTTGTCTGCTCAAACAAACGCTCAAATAACTAAAGAGGGCATGGCGCTAAATCCTCTTGAGAAAAAGAGGAAGGATGAAATTTTTCATTATCAATTGGCTTGGCAATCTTCTATATTGCCTGAGCAGTATCAACAAATACAAGAGGGCTTGAGTAGACGTTTTACAAATGCGATTAAAATGTGCGGATTGTCAGATATAGATATAAAATTTAAAGAACATTCTTATTCAAATAGATAATTATTTTTTATGATAATGAAGATTTGCTCTACAATGGGGTAAATCTTTTTTTATGGCTGTATAGACAAATATCTAACAGGGATTTTATCGAATCATGCCGAATTGTTAGATGAATACTATTCAAAATTGAGAGGACTATCAAAATGGAGTTTATCATCAATAAAGAGAGTTTAAATCAAGCCATAGTCGATGTAAGTAAAGCGGTCTCCTCAAAAACACCGTTTCCTATTTTGACAGGAATAAAGATGAGTGTAGATGAAAATGGAGTAATCTTAATCGGTAGTAATTCAGATATTATTATTGAAAAGTATATCCCATTAATGCGTGATGGTAAGCAAATGATCCAGGTTCAAAGTGAAGGAAGTGTGGTCGTCCCCGCAAAGTTTTTGAGCGAGATCGTTAAAAAAATGCCAGATGATCTGCATATTAAGGTGAATCATAAAAATGTTGTAACCATTCAATCGCGTGAAATAATAACGAATATTAATGGATTAAATTCAGAGGAGTATCCAAATCTACCAGTATTCAATGGTGAAGGACATATAAGAATGGTAGGGAGTAAATTGTTCGATACAATCAAACGAACTGCCTTTGCAGCTTCACAAAATGAGATGAAACCGATTCTAACAGGTGTGAATATGTCTTTCTCTCCTAATAAACTAGTTTGTGCAGCGACCAATTCTCATCGCTTAGCATTATGTGAACAGCCAATCGAATCTAATCTTCAATGCTCAGTTGTCATCCCAAGATTTAGCTTGAATGAGTTAATTAAGCTTTCCGAATTTGAATCGAGTGTCATAGATCTGTATATTACCGACAATTATTTCATTGTAAAATCTGAAGCTACTACTCTCTATTCACGACTAATCGAGGGGGCATATCCTCATATAGCTGGTCTTATACCGAAAGATGGTAAAACAAAAATTATATTAAATACAAACCAATTCCTACAAGGTATTGACCGCGCTTGTCTATTCGCCAATGAATGGAGAAATAATAATGTCCATTTAAGTATCGAAGGGGAGAAGTTGAAAATTTCTTCGAATGCTTCTGAAATAGGAAAGATCGAAGAGACACAAGCGATAATATCAATGGATGGTTTAAATGAACTAAGTATTTCATTAGATGGACGATTCCTAATGGATGCTTTAAAGGCAATAAGTGATGAGGAAATCAAAATAAGCTTTGGAGGAACGATGAAACCAATTTTAATTGAACCTGTCGGGAATTCCGCTCAGCTTCATTTAATTTCACCGGTGAGGTCTTATTAGATCAATGATGATTAAAGCTTTTTATAATAGTGAAAATGGTTCATATAAAATCCAGTATTTATTTTAAACAAAGGAAATATGGAAGTATAATAAGGGAATGTAATGTTTAGTACTACATTAAAAAAAATCAGATAGTGTTTAACCATTGCTTTGTATGTGAAAAATAGGAATAAAAATTCGGAGATAGAGGAAATGGGGAGAAGCAAATGATTAATCAAGTCGGTCAAATCATGTTATATGTAAATAATCAAGAGGAAACAGTTAAATTTTGGACAGAGAAGTTAGGATTTGTCATTGTTTCTGAGCAAGATAATGGTCAAGGAATGAAATGGTTTGAGCTCGCACCAACTAAAGAGGCAGAAACAAGTATTATTCTTCATAATAAGGAAGTCATTGCAAAGATGGAGCCAGAATTGAATCTGGGTACACCTTCGTTAATGTTTTTCTCCAATGATGTGGATCAATTATATAAGGAGCTTAAAGATAAACAGATTACTGTAGGGGAAATGGTTCATCTACCTACGGGCAAAGTATTTAACTTTGCTGATAATGAAAATAATTACTTTGCGGTAATGGAGAAAAAGTGAATAATGAATAGAGAGGGAAAGGGGCGATAAACCGCCTCTTTTTTTGTATTTCACACATACGAAAGTTGAAACCATTTTGATCGTCCATCCGTATGAAGTAATATCCTATCATTTTTCATCAAGGGAGTTTTTCAATTGACGAAAGATAACAAGAAGAAACAAAATCATTCCTTTAGTTATGGTATAGCAATAGGTCTTTCACTTGGAGTAGTTTTTGGATTACTTTTCGATCAACTTGCTTTAGGTCTGGGAATTGGTATTGCCTTAGGTGCAGCATTTGGAACCACTCAAAAGAAATAAACGCTGTTTGTTTGTTCCTCTTGTAGCAGCCCAACTACGCATTTGCTCCGATTAAAGGATTCTACAGGTTCTTATGGCATAGTAAAATATAACTTTACTTAAATGTTTGAGATAAGAGCCAAAATAAAACACCTGGATAACCAAGTGTTTTGAACGATTTAAACTTGTTGTATATTAATGAATAGACGAGAATCATCCATAGAATCATCGTAAAAATAATGGTGACTACTCCTTGTAATAACGTTGCTATCGTTTGTGCTTTATAAGCATCTGTTACCTTCATTCCACTGAATTGTGTCACCACCCAGAAGAAGCTATCATTGACATGACTGACAGTCATTGCACCAGCTCCAACAGCCATGACAACTAATGCAAGTGGTATTGCACCGTCAATTCCCATTAATGGCAGCATAGGCGCAATTAATGAAGAGGTAATGACTAAAGCTGCTGTGGAAGAACCTTGAGCCGTTTTTAAGGCAGCTGCAATAAGGAATGGAATGAGTAAGAACCATACTCCTCCGAAAGTATTAGCGAGATCCCAGCCTTGAATCACATCGGCAATCCCAGTATTTTTGATGACTGTTCCAAAGGCGCCGCCAGCACCAGTTATTAAAAGAATAGGAGCAGCATCATATAATCCTTCACCAACCCATTTGGTTAAGGTTTCTTCAGTATAGTTTGGCAATAAAGTAAA contains:
- a CDS encoding class I SAM-dependent methyltransferase, coding for MDRIKSIREAEKNYHDYCYDQYSLFTEGSWLHKPVKTVLDYMDFLEGVEEVKILDLGSGIGRNSIPMAQKLDKGKVVCVDILDSAIQKLSLYSQRFGVEDKIYPIKEDIACFEIQKCAFHYIVAVSSLEHVDSEECLDLVLNRMVKGTIRGGINCLVVNSNVQEIDIKSGKKLEPMMEVNLSTDYLLEKLRDTYSKWDELTMQVKPLEYKIQRNGNDILMKTNAVTFVVRKR
- the dnaN gene encoding DNA polymerase III subunit beta — encoded protein: MEFIINKESLNQAIVDVSKAVSSKTPFPILTGIKMSVDENGVILIGSNSDIIIEKYIPLMRDGKQMIQVQSEGSVVVPAKFLSEIVKKMPDDLHIKVNHKNVVTIQSREIITNINGLNSEEYPNLPVFNGEGHIRMVGSKLFDTIKRTAFAASQNEMKPILTGVNMSFSPNKLVCAATNSHRLALCEQPIESNLQCSVVIPRFSLNELIKLSEFESSVIDLYITDNYFIVKSEATTLYSRLIEGAYPHIAGLIPKDGKTKIILNTNQFLQGIDRACLFANEWRNNNVHLSIEGEKLKISSNASEIGKIEETQAIISMDGLNELSISLDGRFLMDALKAISDEEIKISFGGTMKPILIEPVGNSAQLHLISPVRSY
- a CDS encoding VOC family protein, with protein sequence MINQVGQIMLYVNNQEETVKFWTEKLGFVIVSEQDNGQGMKWFELAPTKEAETSIILHNKEVIAKMEPELNLGTPSLMFFSNDVDQLYKELKDKQITVGEMVHLPTGKVFNFADNENNYFAVMEKK
- a CDS encoding GNAT family N-acetyltransferase — translated: MIRRVNEKDVDALIHLMYQYIVDFYRRPRPDEKDVRELINILLIHPERGIQFVAEEDGKLIGFSTLYFTFSTTMVKEIAILNDLFVAPDARGKKVGEQLFKESLTFSKNHGYAAMTWETAHDNYHAQSLYEKMGGKQTNSEWLNYEISF
- a CDS encoding apolipoprotein N-acyltransferase; amino-acid sequence: MDLLLFFFLPLIGMLWFLNLVTLIKKIKEDKACQNQIILGATLSFIFIGVFMFWIVGLY
- a CDS encoding NUDIX hydrolase is translated as MKRVDVAYVLLYDEQESKVLMVKNKGEQSSYYTLPGGAVEPGETLVEGAIREVKEETGLEVEVNGIVGIHEAFFKARGHHAVFFHFRGKWIGGEIEISYPDEIEEVVWMDLELAQRYIGIPETKDLLKKNTSISYINKGII
- a CDS encoding DnaA N-terminal domain-containing protein, encoding MENDALWQEVMEELKLSIEPNALKTWFKHARIHRIDKSEMVIYATNEFAADWMRKHFLQDVKSAVKKVLPTIDKVKISYEENSQE
- a CDS encoding NUDIX domain-containing protein, yielding MFIVNVEGAIFKDGKWLLIERSILEEHAGGELSLVGGKVDREGPSFDILERTLHREIEEEVGIKVKIHGYVNSSSFLTDMGEHVVDIVFLCEHVSGEAYAKSPEEVDGILWLTTEQIVTNEELPDYLRRNIQHAHCLLKENMKLNKEQCL
- a CDS encoding S66 family peptidase, with the translated sequence MIRYPLLDKNATIGVTAPSSGIEVELHNMFKQACTRMEEYGFNIICGDTVWTQDKAKSAPARKRANELNQMIADEKIDLIIPPWGGELLIEILEKIDFDNMKEKWILGYSDVSVLLLAITLKTGIATAHGVNLVDLRGEYSDPTTSMWQTVLATKAGASVLQSSSEKYQKAWRHDQPSPCVYHLTEQTEWKTLHRESVHIQGRLLGGCIDVIRHLIGTPFGDVQNFRKNYINEEPILWYLENCELNTADLRRSLVQMKLAGWFDQASGIMFGRSPANQPVDNYTAIDVYKELENELQIPIIYDIDCGHVPPQITLINGAFAEVKVADGKGTIRQYFK
- a CDS encoding SDR family oxidoreductase, whose amino-acid sequence is MDQLHGKIAIVTGASRREGIGAAICLELAKSGADIFFTHLRPYDQKMDYYIPEIDFPKELERQIKEMGRRVGSMELDISKPEAPSILLNEVEAQLGLPAILVNNATYSVDVDYRTMTAEMLDLHYAVNVRGTCMLTVEFAKRIEGKQSGSVINLISGQDKAPEPGNLAYVATKGAISAFTLSIAPDLAKRFITVNAVDPGPTDTGWMNPELKEYLLPKFPMGRIGQPEDAARLIAFLASDNARWITGQIIHSDGGFWD
- a CDS encoding nucleoside 2-deoxyribosyltransferase is translated as MKFYIASGLQNKEIVRDVANQLKEKGHIHTYDWTKNEHISTIEELREIGQKEKDAVLEADTVIVLLPGGKGTHIELGLALGQEKRIYLYSATSDINQPHATSTFYHLPEVEKVIGSIEELVNRVIS
- a CDS encoding DUF3888 domain-containing protein codes for the protein MKKFTILFLVFFLIGSGSIGVNAETLKPAKKTKINVTTENIFVDLVTPYVTEAVKKEHGNKATWKSEGVKHLSINNDHTVDPPKSWYEVRLNILVHDNEKNENHSDTVIVKIDTNTYLGNSLQKDINLDNVSIELKQYIHGEQSEKQMN
- a CDS encoding tetratricopeptide repeat protein; the encoded protein is MEMNLMDQALLLRKEGHLKESNEMLIQLAEHEPDNPMVNYQCAWSFDVMGKESEAVPYYTRAISLGLQDEALEGALLGLGSTYRTLGQYEKSKEILTKGIEQFPNNRAIQVFYALTLYNLNEHHRAMEILLRNLVETTVDTNILEYKKALEFYSDKLDEVWK